A window of the Henckelia pumila isolate YLH828 chromosome 3, ASM3356847v2, whole genome shotgun sequence genome harbors these coding sequences:
- the LOC140891275 gene encoding BTB/POZ domain-containing protein At3g22104 isoform X2, which translates to MEMNKFVTRTENLCEHVEKSLEEIKYWTWSELVVSLKQCQGLLPEVCSFGTLSKCLDCLVKRAASSCETSSCPSTSSPDSFGFRYSCDTRSTDGLKNNFFRDSWWFEDLVALDTYLIEMIVKSMVSRNFDNGNICRFLLFYQKSRFPSASADDKIKIIEMVVGMLYSLGAQSVSYKSLFGILRVSVKMDISQCCKTKLENMIGSRLDEATLDNLLIRSPIQRNHLYDVNLVLKFLKYFLGKGVCCVPLSRLKKVASLMDLYLLEVAPDPYLKPLKFLALINALPDYARDSCDEIYYALNLYFEVHSDLSEEQKMEVCFGLNYEKLSSEAFNHLSQNTKFPPKSTIHALFSQQCKLKGSPQGTSPAAFTDPQQRKSKGLLQDTIPATFTDSPFTSFEAPRKGMKDDCSDQQIVLYAKKLDSPDDSKKIKAHLQGMHWRAMELEKDCRNMQIQMEQMAKSRFPSHAKAKSIPKHCSYY; encoded by the exons ATGGAAATGAACAAATTTGTCACCAGAACCGAAAATCTTTGCGAGCATGTGGAGAAATCACTTGAAGAGATCAAGTATTGGACTTGGTCGGAGCTTGTTGTGTCATTGAAACAGTGCCAGGGACTACTTCCTGAAGTTTGTTCCTTCGGTACACTTTCCAAGTGCTTGGATTGTCTCGTTAAAAGGGCCGCGTCATCTTGCGAAACGAGCTCTTGTCCATCCACTTCTTCGCCAGATAGCTTTGGGTTCAGATATTCCTGTGATACAAGAAGTACTGATGGCCTAAAGAACAACTTTTTCCGGGATTCATGGTGGTTTGAAGATCTTGTGGCATTAGACACCTATTTGATTGAAATGATCGTGAAATCGATGGTCTCCAGGAATTTCGACAATGGAAACATTTGTAGGTTTCTCTTGTTCTATCAAAAATCCAGATTTCCTTCAGCTTCGGCGGATGACAAAATTAAAATCATCGAGATGGTGGTCGGGATGCTTTATTCTCTAGGTGCGCAGTCTGTGTCGTACAAGAGTTTATTTGGGATTCTCCGAGTTTCTGTGAAAATGGACATAAGCCAATGCTGCAAGACTAAATTGGAGAACATGATCGGCTCACGATTGGACGAGGCTACATTAGATAATTTGCTTATCCGATCTCCAATCCAGAGAAACCACCTGTATGATGTGAATCTTGTTCTCaagtttttgaaatattttctaggAAAAGGAGTATGTTGCGTGCCATTGAGTAGACTGAAAAAAGTTGCAAGTTTGATGGATTTATATCTACTCGAAGTCGCCCCTGATCCTTACTTGAAGCCTTTGAAGTTCTTGGCCCTGATCAACGCCCTACCGGACTATGCTCGAGATTCTTGTGATGAAATTTACTATGCATTGAATTTGTATTTTGAG GTTCACTCCGATTTGTCCGAAGAACAGAAGATGGAAGTCTGTTTTGGGCTAAACTATGAGAAGCTCTCATCAGAAGCATTCAACCACCTCTCTCAAAACACcaaatttccaccaaaatctacTATACATGCCCTGTTTTCTCAGCAATGCAAGTTAAAGGGATCGCCTCAAGGTACGAGCCCCGCCGCCTTCACAGATCCCCAGCAACGCAAGTCAAAGGGATTGCTCCAAGATACGATCCCCGCCACCTTCACAGATTCCCCTTTTACTTCCTTCGAAGCACCACGAAAGGGGATGAAAGACGACTGCTCTGATCAGCAAATCGTGCTCTATGCTAAGAAACTCGATTCTCCAGATGACAGCAAGAAGATCAAAGCACACTTACAAGGCATGCACTGGAGGGCGATGGAACTAGAAAAGGACTGCAGAAACATGCAGATTCAGATGGAGCAGATGGCCAAATCAAGATTCCCAAGCCATGCAAAAGCTAAATCTATACCTAAGCATTGTTCATATTATTGA
- the LOC140891275 gene encoding BTB/POZ domain-containing protein At3g22104 isoform X1, producing MGVDNYVELRVDVNGEEIFVVDARVLSSYSGRIQKLLGKSKGVNYHRQKVIYHDFPGGAANFELITRFCYNNGKVNINPLNLFQLTCAAYFMEMNKFVTRTENLCEHVEKSLEEIKYWTWSELVVSLKQCQGLLPEVCSFGTLSKCLDCLVKRAASSCETSSCPSTSSPDSFGFRYSCDTRSTDGLKNNFFRDSWWFEDLVALDTYLIEMIVKSMVSRNFDNGNICRFLLFYQKSRFPSASADDKIKIIEMVVGMLYSLGAQSVSYKSLFGILRVSVKMDISQCCKTKLENMIGSRLDEATLDNLLIRSPIQRNHLYDVNLVLKFLKYFLGKGVCCVPLSRLKKVASLMDLYLLEVAPDPYLKPLKFLALINALPDYARDSCDEIYYALNLYFEVHSDLSEEQKMEVCFGLNYEKLSSEAFNHLSQNTKFPPKSTIHALFSQQCKLKGSPQGTSPAAFTDPQQRKSKGLLQDTIPATFTDSPFTSFEAPRKGMKDDCSDQQIVLYAKKLDSPDDSKKIKAHLQGMHWRAMELEKDCRNMQIQMEQMAKSRFPSHAKAKSIPKHCSYY from the exons ATGGGTGTGGATAACTATGTTGAACTCCGAGTGGATGTTAATGGAGAAGAGATTTTCGTTGTGGATGCG AGAGTTTTATCTTCGTATTCAGGAAGAATACAAAAGCTTTTAGGTAAATCCAAAGGCGTGAACTACCACCGGCAGAAGGTGATATACCACGACTTTCCGGGAGGGGCAGCTAATTTCGAGCTCATCACTCGGTTCTGCTACAACAATGGAAAAGTGAATATAAATCCTTTGAATCTTTTTCAACTCACGTGTGCTGCATACTTCATGGAAATGAACAAATTTGTCACCAGAACCGAAAATCTTTGCGAGCATGTGGAGAAATCACTTGAAGAGATCAAGTATTGGACTTGGTCGGAGCTTGTTGTGTCATTGAAACAGTGCCAGGGACTACTTCCTGAAGTTTGTTCCTTCGGTACACTTTCCAAGTGCTTGGATTGTCTCGTTAAAAGGGCCGCGTCATCTTGCGAAACGAGCTCTTGTCCATCCACTTCTTCGCCAGATAGCTTTGGGTTCAGATATTCCTGTGATACAAGAAGTACTGATGGCCTAAAGAACAACTTTTTCCGGGATTCATGGTGGTTTGAAGATCTTGTGGCATTAGACACCTATTTGATTGAAATGATCGTGAAATCGATGGTCTCCAGGAATTTCGACAATGGAAACATTTGTAGGTTTCTCTTGTTCTATCAAAAATCCAGATTTCCTTCAGCTTCGGCGGATGACAAAATTAAAATCATCGAGATGGTGGTCGGGATGCTTTATTCTCTAGGTGCGCAGTCTGTGTCGTACAAGAGTTTATTTGGGATTCTCCGAGTTTCTGTGAAAATGGACATAAGCCAATGCTGCAAGACTAAATTGGAGAACATGATCGGCTCACGATTGGACGAGGCTACATTAGATAATTTGCTTATCCGATCTCCAATCCAGAGAAACCACCTGTATGATGTGAATCTTGTTCTCaagtttttgaaatattttctaggAAAAGGAGTATGTTGCGTGCCATTGAGTAGACTGAAAAAAGTTGCAAGTTTGATGGATTTATATCTACTCGAAGTCGCCCCTGATCCTTACTTGAAGCCTTTGAAGTTCTTGGCCCTGATCAACGCCCTACCGGACTATGCTCGAGATTCTTGTGATGAAATTTACTATGCATTGAATTTGTATTTTGAG GTTCACTCCGATTTGTCCGAAGAACAGAAGATGGAAGTCTGTTTTGGGCTAAACTATGAGAAGCTCTCATCAGAAGCATTCAACCACCTCTCTCAAAACACcaaatttccaccaaaatctacTATACATGCCCTGTTTTCTCAGCAATGCAAGTTAAAGGGATCGCCTCAAGGTACGAGCCCCGCCGCCTTCACAGATCCCCAGCAACGCAAGTCAAAGGGATTGCTCCAAGATACGATCCCCGCCACCTTCACAGATTCCCCTTTTACTTCCTTCGAAGCACCACGAAAGGGGATGAAAGACGACTGCTCTGATCAGCAAATCGTGCTCTATGCTAAGAAACTCGATTCTCCAGATGACAGCAAGAAGATCAAAGCACACTTACAAGGCATGCACTGGAGGGCGATGGAACTAGAAAAGGACTGCAGAAACATGCAGATTCAGATGGAGCAGATGGCCAAATCAAGATTCCCAAGCCATGCAAAAGCTAAATCTATACCTAAGCATTGTTCATATTATTGA